The Deinococcus taeanensis genome has a window encoding:
- a CDS encoding MmgE/PrpD family protein: MTHAGTSATLAAFMANPPAIPASALEDAQRSVLDGLGSLLAGSVEPPARIVQDLVRDLGRADNATVFGAGRASAAGAALANGVATHILELDDIHKGSTVHAAAPIIPAALAVAEREHLGGAAFLRAVVLGYDAALRIGEAVNPSHYRHWHPTGTVATFGAAVAAGTLMGLDERQMLDALGTAGTQAAGLWEFNASGAMSKTLHPGKAAMNGVMAADLARRGFTGASTILEGPRGFFAATTAVHDAGRVTADLGEVWKVSENGYKLYACCGHTHTAIDAALSLRQAHGWTAEQVLAQVREVRVATYGPGWDIVSERNPRTPYQAKFSLAYVVGAALLEGAVGLAQFSEDRFGPSGVTQNALARLLLRVRPAVSAELTALYPAAWPARLEVELMDGQVLRAGGDFPRGNQENPVSTAELEAKFRALVEPRLGVAATGRALTLVRTLEDIPDLAVACADLNALCQGARHE; this comes from the coding sequence GTGACCCACGCTGGAACCAGTGCCACCCTCGCCGCGTTCATGGCGAATCCGCCCGCCATTCCCGCTTCTGCCCTGGAGGACGCCCAGCGCAGCGTCCTCGACGGGCTGGGCTCTCTGCTCGCGGGATCTGTGGAACCGCCCGCCCGGATCGTGCAGGACCTCGTGCGTGACCTGGGCCGGGCGGACAACGCCACCGTCTTCGGAGCCGGGCGCGCCAGCGCCGCCGGTGCAGCCCTCGCCAACGGCGTCGCCACGCACATCCTGGAACTGGATGACATTCACAAGGGCTCCACTGTTCATGCGGCCGCGCCGATCATTCCCGCGGCCCTCGCCGTGGCCGAACGCGAACACCTGGGCGGCGCCGCGTTCCTGCGCGCCGTGGTCCTCGGCTACGACGCCGCGCTGCGGATCGGCGAAGCCGTCAACCCCAGCCATTACCGCCACTGGCATCCCACCGGGACAGTCGCCACCTTCGGCGCGGCGGTCGCGGCCGGCACCCTGATGGGCCTGGATGAGCGCCAGATGCTTGACGCGCTGGGCACCGCCGGCACCCAGGCGGCGGGCCTGTGGGAATTCAACGCGAGCGGTGCCATGAGCAAAACCCTGCACCCGGGCAAGGCGGCCATGAACGGCGTGATGGCCGCGGACCTGGCGCGGCGCGGTTTCACTGGCGCGTCTACCATCCTGGAAGGCCCGCGGGGCTTCTTCGCCGCGACCACCGCCGTCCATGACGCGGGGCGGGTGACCGCGGACCTCGGGGAAGTCTGGAAGGTCAGCGAGAACGGCTACAAGCTGTACGCCTGCTGCGGCCACACCCACACGGCCATCGACGCGGCCCTCTCCCTGCGTCAGGCCCACGGCTGGACGGCCGAACAGGTCCTGGCCCAGGTGCGTGAAGTGCGGGTCGCCACCTACGGCCCCGGCTGGGACATCGTGAGCGAACGCAACCCCCGCACGCCGTACCAGGCGAAATTCAGCCTCGCATACGTGGTGGGTGCGGCGCTGCTGGAAGGCGCCGTAGGCCTGGCGCAGTTCAGTGAGGACCGCTTTGGTCCGTCCGGCGTGACCCAGAACGCCCTGGCCCGTCTGCTCCTGCGGGTCCGCCCTGCCGTGTCTGCGGAGCTGACCGCCCTGTACCCGGCCGCCTGGCCCGCCCGTCTGGAAGTGGAACTGATGGACGGCCAGGTGCTCCGGGCGGGCGGAGACTTCCCCCGCGGCAACCAGGAAAACCCGGTGAGCACGGCGGAACTGGAAGCCAAGTTCCGCGCGCTGGTCGAACCTCGCCTCGGCGTGGCCGCCACCGGGCGCGCGCTTACGCTGGTCCGGACGCTCGAAGACATTCCCGATCTCGCGGTGGCGTGCGCGGACCTGAACGCCCTGTGCCAGGGAGCCCGACATGAGTGA